The Peribacillus sp. FSL E2-0218 genome contains a region encoding:
- a CDS encoding anti-sigma factor antagonist, whose product MNITVDVNELNTEFIVKLKGEIDAYTAPKLRESLFPISERDNVKITIDLTEVSYMDSTGLGVFVGAFKSVRANNGEFTLVGLSERLRRLFDITGLADIIDIKSGTEGGLE is encoded by the coding sequence ATGAATATAACAGTAGATGTCAATGAATTGAATACTGAATTTATAGTGAAATTAAAAGGTGAAATCGATGCTTACACTGCGCCGAAGTTAAGGGAGTCACTATTCCCGATATCGGAACGGGACAACGTCAAGATCACCATCGATTTGACTGAAGTTTCCTACATGGATAGCACGGGTCTTGGAGTGTTTGTCGGTGCATTCAAAAGCGTGCGTGCGAATAATGGCGAATTCACTTTAGTTGGTTTATCGGAAAGGCTGCGACGTTTATTTGATATTACAGGTCTTGCAGATATCATTGATATAAAAAGTGGTACAGAGGGTGGGTTAGAATGA
- the rsbW gene encoding anti-sigma B factor RsbW, with protein MSQVYDYIEMKIPAKPEFIGVIRLTLSGIGSRMGFAYEEIEDLKIATSEACTNAVQHAYKDSEKGEVKVSFGLYPDRLEVMVSDSGKSCNFEEVRQGLGPYENGQKVELMREGGLGLYLIETLMDDVKIHQHDGVTVFMTKFLEGEQVEMDAKTVST; from the coding sequence ATGAGTCAAGTATATGATTACATCGAAATGAAAATACCTGCAAAACCAGAGTTCATCGGTGTCATTCGTTTAACACTTTCTGGAATAGGAAGCCGTATGGGATTTGCGTATGAGGAAATCGAGGATTTGAAGATCGCTACAAGTGAAGCTTGTACAAATGCAGTGCAGCATGCGTATAAGGATTCGGAAAAAGGGGAAGTGAAGGTCAGTTTCGGCCTTTATCCAGACCGCTTGGAGGTCATGGTTTCTGATAGTGGTAAGAGCTGTAATTTCGAAGAAGTTCGCCAAGGTCTCGGACCATACGAAAATGGGCAAAAAGTCGAACTTATGAGAGAGGGAGGCTTGGGCCTTTACCTCATTGAAACTTTGATGGATGATGTGAAAATTCATCAGCATGACGGGGTTACAGTTTTTATGACTAAGTTTTTAGAAGGAGAGCAGGTGGAGATGGATGCAAAAACAGTCTCAACCTAA
- a CDS encoding SprT family protein: MDNRELQKLVEEISLKDFNRRFKHLASFNPRLRTTGGRYLLRSHNIEINKKYLDERGIDEIIGIIKHELCHYHLHIGKKGYQHRDADFKRLLMEVGAPRFCKPLPSNQLKRKMNTIQYKCKDCQQVYMRKKRIDTSRFVCGKCRGTLIYRGFLEGETKI; the protein is encoded by the coding sequence ATGGATAATCGGGAATTGCAAAAGCTAGTAGAGGAAATATCGTTGAAAGACTTTAATAGGAGATTTAAACACCTTGCCAGTTTTAATCCGCGCCTTAGAACGACAGGAGGTCGATACTTATTGCGATCACATAATATCGAAATTAACAAGAAGTATCTTGATGAACGCGGGATCGACGAAATCATTGGTATCATAAAGCATGAATTATGCCATTATCACCTTCACATCGGAAAAAAGGGGTATCAGCATCGTGATGCGGACTTCAAGCGTTTACTCATGGAGGTAGGGGCTCCGAGATTTTGCAAGCCGCTGCCATCAAATCAATTAAAGAGAAAAATGAATACGATTCAATATAAATGTAAAGACTGTCAGCAGGTATATATGAGAAAAAAACGAATTGACACCTCCCGTTTCGTATGTGGAAAATGCCGCGGAACCTTGATCTACCGGGGGTTTTTAGAGGGTGAAACAAAAATATAA
- a CDS encoding PP2C family protein-serine/threonine phosphatase: protein MDNRENMEKKYHEALSTYLKDQNEQALYQGQKISRLHIKYNISPEEIISMHKNNLMELYPDLPGKVMDSFDFLLEVMMGYGIAYREHQSLRHQQQELKTEIEIAANVQHTLLETEIPDIKSLEIGAISVPARQMNGDYYHFVQDENERIGVGIADVIGKGIPAALCMSMIKYAMDSLPEHRHEPNSVLESLNRVVEHNVDPSMFITMFYGLYDPHDRKFSYASAGHEPGFYYDAASGTFSDLDAKGLLLGVDKKTRYRQYEKTVNRGDMIILLSDGVTECRTNDGFIERDTIIGFIKKNMHLQAQEMVNNIYKQLEKMQNFQLRDDFTLIILKSNV from the coding sequence ATGGATAATAGGGAGAACATGGAGAAAAAGTATCATGAGGCGCTTTCTACTTATCTTAAAGACCAAAATGAGCAGGCACTCTATCAAGGGCAAAAGATTAGCCGCCTACATATTAAATACAATATATCTCCAGAAGAAATCATCAGTATGCATAAAAATAACTTAATGGAACTTTACCCCGATTTACCTGGGAAAGTGATGGATTCTTTCGATTTCCTGCTTGAAGTCATGATGGGATATGGAATTGCCTACCGTGAACATCAAAGCCTCAGACATCAACAGCAGGAATTGAAAACGGAAATAGAAATTGCGGCAAACGTGCAGCATACCCTTTTGGAAACGGAAATACCCGATATAAAGTCTCTTGAAATTGGGGCGATAAGTGTTCCTGCCAGACAGATGAATGGAGATTATTATCACTTCGTCCAAGATGAAAATGAGCGGATCGGAGTGGGGATAGCAGATGTCATCGGCAAAGGGATCCCTGCGGCCTTGTGCATGTCCATGATCAAATATGCCATGGATAGTCTTCCTGAGCACCGGCATGAACCGAACAGTGTGCTTGAGAGTTTGAACCGTGTGGTTGAGCATAACGTCGATCCGAGCATGTTCATAACGATGTTCTATGGGTTATATGATCCGCATGACAGGAAATTCTCCTATGCTTCGGCTGGCCATGAACCGGGTTTTTATTATGACGCCGCTTCAGGGACTTTCAGTGATTTGGATGCGAAAGGTCTTTTGCTTGGAGTCGATAAGAAGACGAGGTACCGCCAATATGAAAAGACGGTGAACCGTGGGGACATGATCATCTTATTATCTGATGGAGTGACGGAATGCCGGACGAATGATGGATTTATAGAAAGGGACACAATTATTGGTTTCATTAAGAAGAATATGCATCTACAAGCCCAGGAAATGGTGAATAATATATATAAGCAATTGGAGAAAATGCAGAACTTCCAGCTAAGGGATGATTTCACCTTAATAATTTTGAAATCAAATGTTTAG
- a CDS encoding PP2C family serine/threonine-protein phosphatase has protein sequence MIKAILREEKIEILVSQSSKNGMVYCGDDYFFLHTKEYFVCVLADGLGSGKYAYESSHAVIEEVKRNHELDVESLMAVCNQVLIDKRGAAVSILKIFYEKNEFVYSSVGNIRFFLYNPKVDKLVYPLPVTGYLSGRKQKYRTERYKYEPDAKFILYSDGLELKGAKSFLKRQAPIELNAKSILESSPATADDTTFILGSLLSL, from the coding sequence GTGATTAAAGCTATTCTGCGTGAAGAAAAAATTGAAATCCTCGTCTCCCAATCCTCCAAAAACGGAATGGTCTATTGTGGTGATGATTATTTTTTTCTTCATACGAAAGAATACTTTGTATGTGTTTTGGCAGATGGGCTCGGCAGTGGTAAATATGCGTACGAATCTTCCCATGCCGTCATCGAAGAAGTCAAACGCAATCATGAATTGGATGTCGAATCACTGATGGCTGTATGCAATCAGGTTTTAATCGACAAACGGGGGGCGGCCGTATCCATTTTGAAAATTTTTTATGAAAAGAATGAATTTGTATACAGTTCCGTTGGTAACATCCGTTTCTTCCTGTATAATCCCAAGGTCGACAAGCTTGTCTACCCGTTGCCCGTAACAGGTTATCTATCGGGCAGGAAACAAAAATACAGGACGGAAAGATACAAATATGAACCGGATGCAAAATTCATTCTTTACTCTGATGGCCTTGAGCTTAAGGGTGCTAAATCATTTTTGAAAAGGCAGGCCCCTATCGAATTGAACGCTAAATCCATATTGGAAAGCAGTCCAGCAACTGCAGATGATACGACATTCATTTTAGGAAGCTTACTTTCGTTGTAA
- the cmpA gene encoding cortex morphogenetic protein CmpA, with amino-acid sequence MPNWFQNQIRKAFYEKDYHQVKMLNQCWFFYQRKESPGYIYPKKTPSN; translated from the coding sequence ATGCCTAATTGGTTCCAGAATCAAATTCGTAAAGCCTTTTATGAAAAGGATTATCATCAAGTGAAGATGTTGAATCAATGCTGGTTTTTTTATCAAAGGAAAGAAAGCCCCGGTTATATATATCCCAAAAAAACTCCTTCCAATTAA
- the sigB gene encoding RNA polymerase sigma factor SigB — protein sequence MQKQSQPNQAQREQVNEWIRAYQQNQDDEAQSNLVIHYKGLVETISRKYAKGKSFQEDISQVGMIGLLGAIRRYDESFGKSFEAFAVPTIIGEIKRFLRDKTWSVHVPRRIKELGPKIRVTVEELTTTLHRSPRIDEIADSIGVTEEEVLEAMEMGKSYQALSVDHSIEADSDGGTVTLLDIFGNVDEGFERVNQRLVLEKVLHVLSDREKMIIQHTYLENLSQKEAGDKLGISQMHVSRLQRRAIKKLQEAINAENSELIQ from the coding sequence ATGCAAAAACAGTCTCAACCTAATCAGGCACAAAGAGAACAAGTAAACGAGTGGATCAGAGCGTATCAGCAGAACCAAGATGACGAAGCGCAAAGCAATCTAGTCATCCATTATAAAGGTTTGGTTGAAACGATCTCGCGTAAGTACGCAAAAGGCAAATCATTTCAGGAGGATATTTCTCAGGTCGGCATGATTGGTTTATTAGGTGCCATCAGACGATATGACGAATCATTCGGCAAAAGCTTCGAAGCATTTGCCGTTCCTACCATAATCGGTGAAATCAAAAGGTTTTTGCGTGATAAGACCTGGAGTGTCCATGTTCCAAGAAGAATAAAGGAACTGGGACCGAAAATAAGGGTCACGGTCGAGGAACTGACGACGACGCTGCATCGTTCGCCAAGGATCGATGAAATAGCCGATAGCATAGGCGTGACGGAAGAAGAGGTTTTGGAAGCGATGGAGATGGGGAAAAGCTATCAAGCTTTATCTGTCGATCATTCCATCGAAGCGGATTCCGATGGCGGTACCGTCACCTTGCTTGATATATTCGGGAATGTGGATGAAGGGTTTGAAAGGGTCAATCAACGCCTTGTTCTTGAAAAGGTGCTTCATGTTTTGAGCGACCGTGAAAAGATGATCATCCAACATACCTATTTAGAAAACTTAAGCCAAAAAGAAGCGGGCGATAAGCTTGGGATTTCCCAAATGCATGTATCAAGGCTCCAGCGCCGTGCAATCAAGAAGCTTCAAGAGGCGATTAACGCTGAAAACTCGGAGTTAATACAGTGA
- a CDS encoding Tex family protein: MIVVEDTLKELIKQISNELSLKNHQVQNVIQMLQEGNTVPFIARYRKEMTGSLDEVEIRSIMERWNYLENLGQRKMEVTRSIGEQGKLTDELKRQIDKATKLQEVEDLYRPFKQKRRTKATVAKEKGLEPFANWLLECHMDARVNEKAAEFISEEKEVSSIEEAVAGAQDIIAEHISDDAELRKWIRAEIFKAGKVISVVKNQEKDEKRIFEMYYEYEEPVQRIVPHRVLALNRGEKEEVLRISIQPRTEIIIGHLERKIIKNGHADAKDILISAIEDGFKRLIMPSVEREIRKELTEKAEDQAIHIFSENLRNLLLQPPLKGKVVLALDPAYRTGCKLAVVDETGKVLDISVIYPHPPAAKLQAAREKTIEILQRFSVEIVAIGNGTASRESEQFIADILKDVKGNISYIIVNEAGASVYSASDIAREEFPDLQVEQRSAVSIGRRLQDPLAELVKIDPQSVGVGQYQHDVSQKKLGESLSFVVETAVNQVGVNVNTASSSLLQYVAGLSKSVAQNIVKKREAEGKFSSRKELKKIPRLGAKTYEQCIGFLRIINGEEPLDQTAIHPENYGAVNKLLKKMGFTSADLGDDALNAELTKLDPAQLADELDIGEITIKDIIEDLLKPGRDPRDELSKPLLKQDVLKMEDLQVGMELQGTVRNVVDFGAFVDIGVKQDGLVHISKLSNRFVKHPLDIVAVGDVVTVWVEQVDAQKQRVSLTMLEPKEQN, encoded by the coding sequence ATGATCGTTGTTGAAGATACGTTAAAAGAATTGATTAAACAAATATCCAATGAGCTAAGTTTGAAAAATCACCAGGTTCAAAACGTTATACAAATGCTGCAGGAAGGGAATACAGTTCCTTTCATTGCCCGTTATAGAAAAGAAATGACAGGTTCGCTTGATGAAGTCGAGATTCGTTCGATCATGGAAAGATGGAATTATCTAGAGAACCTCGGCCAAAGGAAAATGGAAGTTACCCGTTCAATCGGTGAACAGGGGAAATTGACGGATGAATTAAAAAGGCAAATCGATAAGGCAACAAAACTGCAGGAAGTCGAGGATTTATACAGGCCGTTCAAGCAAAAAAGGAGAACGAAAGCCACTGTCGCGAAAGAAAAGGGGCTTGAGCCGTTTGCCAATTGGCTGCTTGAATGCCATATGGATGCCCGAGTGAATGAAAAAGCCGCGGAATTCATTTCGGAAGAAAAAGAAGTTTCTTCTATTGAAGAGGCTGTTGCAGGAGCACAGGATATAATAGCTGAACATATTTCCGATGATGCAGAATTGAGAAAGTGGATTAGGGCAGAGATTTTTAAAGCCGGAAAAGTGATTTCGGTTGTTAAGAATCAAGAAAAGGACGAGAAAAGAATCTTTGAAATGTATTATGAATACGAAGAGCCTGTTCAAAGGATCGTACCGCATCGGGTTTTGGCGCTTAATCGAGGGGAAAAGGAAGAAGTGCTACGGATATCGATTCAGCCGCGAACTGAAATCATCATTGGTCATCTTGAGAGAAAAATCATAAAAAATGGTCATGCCGATGCAAAAGATATACTGATATCTGCGATTGAAGATGGCTTCAAACGTTTGATCATGCCATCCGTAGAGCGGGAAATCAGGAAGGAGCTGACTGAAAAAGCAGAGGATCAAGCCATTCATATATTTTCGGAAAACCTGCGAAATCTGCTCCTGCAGCCTCCGCTTAAGGGAAAGGTGGTACTTGCCCTCGATCCTGCCTACCGAACGGGATGTAAATTGGCTGTCGTCGATGAAACGGGCAAGGTGCTGGACATCAGTGTCATCTACCCGCATCCACCGGCTGCAAAGCTTCAGGCCGCGCGTGAAAAAACGATCGAGATACTTCAGCGATTCTCGGTTGAGATCGTGGCGATTGGCAATGGGACCGCGTCACGGGAATCGGAGCAGTTCATTGCCGATATATTAAAAGATGTCAAAGGGAATATTTCCTATATCATTGTCAACGAAGCGGGAGCCAGTGTATATTCTGCCTCGGACATTGCGCGAGAAGAGTTTCCGGATCTGCAAGTGGAACAGAGAAGTGCCGTATCGATAGGGAGAAGGCTTCAAGACCCATTAGCTGAACTTGTGAAGATTGACCCCCAATCAGTTGGGGTAGGCCAATATCAACATGATGTTTCCCAGAAAAAACTGGGCGAATCCCTCTCCTTTGTCGTGGAAACAGCTGTTAACCAAGTGGGAGTGAACGTCAATACCGCTTCATCTTCCTTATTGCAATATGTAGCTGGTTTATCAAAATCCGTTGCTCAAAATATCGTCAAGAAAAGGGAAGCGGAAGGGAAGTTTTCAAGCAGGAAGGAATTGAAGAAAATCCCAAGGCTAGGTGCGAAAACGTATGAACAATGCATAGGGTTCCTGCGTATCATTAATGGCGAAGAGCCTTTGGATCAAACCGCGATCCATCCAGAGAACTACGGTGCCGTCAATAAGCTGTTGAAGAAGATGGGGTTCACTTCAGCTGATTTAGGCGATGACGCATTGAATGCGGAGTTAACCAAATTAGACCCAGCTCAATTGGCCGATGAATTGGACATTGGGGAAATCACGATCAAAGATATAATAGAGGATTTACTGAAGCCGGGAAGAGATCCTCGGGATGAATTATCAAAACCTCTGCTTAAGCAGGATGTGCTGAAAATGGAGGATCTGCAAGTTGGAATGGAATTGCAAGGTACAGTGAGGAACGTCGTGGATTTCGGTGCGTTTGTGGACATTGGTGTTAAACAAGACGGATTGGTGCACATATCAAAACTTAGCAATCGGTTCGTTAAGCACCCGCTGGATATAGTGGCCGTTGGGGATGTGGTGACGGTTTGGGTCGAACAAGTCGACGCTCAAAAGCAAAGGGTATCTTTGACGATGCTCGAACCAAAGGAACAAAACTAG